The following coding sequences are from one Psychrobacter sp. AH5 window:
- a CDS encoding amino acid aminotransferase yields MFTHIDYYAGDPILGLMDKFVSDNNPHKVNLGIGIYYDEVGELPVLECVKTAERLIANPITPRPYLPMAGLLGHRVACQNLLFGAGSQVLQEDRVATIATLGGSGALKVGAEFIHQFFPQSKCYVSDPTWSNHIAIFEGCDIEVGSYPYYDNATSRLKFDEMLSFIKQLNKNDVVLLHPCCHNPTGVDLTPEQWDQVLKVMKQQQLIAFMDIAYQGFGEDMAQDAYAIRQAVAIGLPVFVSNSFSKNLSLYGERVGGLSVVCPTSDEAKRVFGQLNYTVRRIYTCPPSHGGHVVDIVMNDEELHQHWVNEVYAMRDRIKAMRLKLKSVLQTKLPERNFDYLTEQKGMFSFTGLTPKQIERLQSEYGVYLVSNSRMCMAGLNVSNVDYVAEAMARVLED; encoded by the coding sequence ATGTTTACACATATAGACTATTATGCTGGCGATCCTATCTTAGGCTTGATGGATAAGTTTGTCAGTGATAATAATCCACATAAAGTGAATCTAGGGATTGGCATTTACTATGATGAAGTGGGCGAATTACCGGTTTTGGAATGCGTAAAGACTGCTGAGCGCCTGATCGCTAATCCTATTACTCCGCGGCCTTATCTACCGATGGCAGGTTTGCTCGGACATCGCGTGGCCTGTCAAAACTTACTGTTTGGCGCAGGCTCGCAAGTGCTGCAAGAAGACCGCGTGGCTACTATCGCTACTTTAGGCGGTTCAGGAGCATTAAAGGTTGGGGCAGAATTTATTCATCAGTTTTTTCCGCAGTCTAAGTGCTATGTAAGCGACCCCACTTGGAGTAATCATATCGCCATCTTTGAGGGTTGCGATATCGAAGTGGGCAGCTATCCTTATTATGATAATGCCACTAGCCGCTTAAAGTTCGATGAGATGCTTAGCTTTATCAAGCAGTTAAATAAAAACGACGTGGTGCTTTTGCATCCTTGTTGTCATAATCCAACTGGCGTAGATTTGACGCCTGAACAATGGGATCAAGTGCTGAAAGTTATGAAGCAGCAACAATTGATTGCTTTTATGGATATCGCTTATCAAGGTTTTGGCGAAGATATGGCTCAAGACGCTTATGCTATTCGTCAGGCGGTGGCGATAGGCTTGCCTGTATTTGTGAGTAATTCATTCTCCAAAAATCTCTCGCTATATGGTGAGCGTGTGGGTGGATTGTCGGTAGTTTGTCCAACTAGCGATGAAGCAAAGCGGGTCTTTGGTCAGCTCAATTATACTGTACGTCGTATCTATACTTGCCCGCCATCGCACGGTGGTCATGTGGTCGATATAGTAATGAATGATGAAGAGTTGCATCAGCATTGGGTCAACGAGGTTTATGCTATGCGCGACCGTATTAAGGCGATGCGTTTAAAGCTCAAATCAGTATTACAAACTAAGCTTCCTGAGCGCAATTTTGACTATCTTACTGAGCAAAAAGGTATGTTCAGTTTTACCGGTTTAACTCCTAAGCAGATTGAACGTTTGCAAAGTGAGTATGGAGTGTATTTGGTATCAAATTCGCGGATGTGTATGGCAGGACTTAACGTTAGTAATGTTGATTATGTGGCTGAAGCGATGGCAAGGGTGTTAGAGGATTAA